GTAAGATTTACAATATCCTTGCCCATAAATCGGCAGAGGATATATATAAAAATGTAGAGGGCATAAAAGAGGTCTATGTATTCCTCTTAAGTAGAATCGGCATGCCCATAGACAAACCCCTTATGGCATCTGCACAGTTACTCTTAAAAGAAGGTGTAAGGCTCAAAGACATATCGAAAAAGGTTACCGAAATCCTCGAAAGAGAGCTTTCCAATATCAGCTCCCTTTGCGATGAGCTTTCAGAAGGCAGATACAGGGTCTGTTAGAGGGGGTTGCACCTTCATGCGTTTATGCCTTGCTTAATGACCTTCATCTTCTGGTTTATCTTGAGCCAGAGCCAGACACCTAAGCTAACAACTGTAAATGCAAGAATATGCTTCAGGATTAAGGCAGGGATCTGATTATGAATAACTGCATTTGACCACTCGAAACTCCTGAATGTAAGTGTTCTCGGTATTGCACCTATGAGTATCCAGTAAAGGGAAAACCTTGCCACCTTTGCCATGCCCTTATAGATGCTCATAAAATATCCTGCCACTACGCTTCCACTGCCTGCCTCATATCTTTTTATCATCAGCCAGACTGCCACACCACATGCTAAAAGCATGGCAGTCGAAACATCATGGAGATGGTTATTCACCATTATTATGACACCGACAGTAGGACTCATACCTAAGATATTATACCTCACCCTCTTCCGCAGGTGGGGAGAGAAAAGTTAAAGGTTTGGTAAAAATGTTAAAATAATAAAACTATGTCATCCCTTCTTGATATAGGAGTCATGCTCAACAACTACTCCCATGATATAGCCACGGCATTTCTAATCGTAGGTGCAGTCGCTATGTTAGTTCTCTCGAAGAGTTATCCCGACCTTGCCCATGCAGGCAAGGATATGGAGCTTTACTACATCGGCACCAATCGGAGCATAATGAGGCTTGTAAAATATTCCCTTATCTGGGTGCTTATCGCAGGTGTGCCAAGAACGATATTCTATGTGAGGTATGAATGGTCTAATATAGCAGGTGGTATTCAGGTCGCTGTAATAACTGCGAAACATATTGCTATGTTTTTGCTCGTAGGAGTGGGACTTTTCTATTGGCTCAAGATTAGAAAAACCCTTAGAAGCCTCGAATTAAAACATAATGTAAGGCAGGGAGAAGGTGGTTAAAACGATTCCGATGAGCGGAGGACTACTTTTTTCCATTGGACCAAAGTGTTATAATTAAGGATATGTTTAAGGTTAATTTTATAAAACCCTTAGGGGATAGGAAGGGCTTTACACTCGTAGAGCTTCTTATCGTAGTAACTATTATCATGTTGCTTGTGGGATTGGTCGGACAGAATGTCTTTAAGAGGCTCGGTAAAGGCAAGCAGGGTGCGGCAAAGGCACAGGTTGAGATATTTGGGGCAGGCTTAGACGATTTCAGGATGGACATGGACAGGTATCCCACCACACAGGAGGGATTAGAAGCCCTCATAACAAACCCCAGCTCTGAAAAATGGGATGGACCATATCTTAAAAAGCAGGTAATACCCAAAGACCCATGGGGAAGACCTTATGTATATCAGTCTCCGGGCACTCATGGAGAATACGACCTTTACTCCTACGGAAGGGACGGCTCAGTCGGCGGAGACAATGAGGACAAAGACATTATAAGCTGGCAATAGGACAGGACTCACTTGCTAAGTTTCCTTTTTTGCCCCATTGTGTTTATTGGTATAGAAAAAAAAGATATTCTGATATAGAATAAAAATAATAAACTAATCTTAAAAGAGGTGATTTTTAATGAGAGTTGCTTCAGTTAAAATCAATCCTGAGGATTATATTCTCTCAGTGCTTTCTCCCGAGGACAGACTTGATGCATCTTTTAAGGTGGCGGAAGAGGCGTTCAAGAAGACCCGATTAACTCTGAAAGATATTGATAATGCTGTTAAAGCTGTAAGGAAGAAGGCATACGGAAAAAAGAGGTAGAGTAGTCATTGACACAGGGGTTCTTGTCTCTGCCTTTGTCTTTGGCGGAGTTCCAGAAAAGGCTGTAAAGAAGGCATTTGCAGAGGCAGAAATATTTGTATCTCCTACCCTTCTGAAAGAATACCGCAGTGTTCCTCTGGTTCTTGAGTCTGAAGAAAAAATAGACCACATCCAGTTGAAGGTATTAATCTCAGGCATAGCTGCTTTTGTAGCAAGAGCAAATGTTATTCAGCCACAGAAAAGGCTATTTATTTGTAGAGATGCCAAAGATAATATGTTGCTTGAATGCTGTCTTGAGGCAGGAGCGAATTTCTTGGTCACTGGCGACAAAGACCTTCTTGATATGACAGACCTGCCATTTAAATTAAAGATATTGACACCACAGAGATTTACTTCAGAGGGATAGAAGGGAAGACACTGGGTATGCCCGCTTCCATCTCCTATGAATCCAGAGCCATTCAGTCGGATTTTCCTTTACATATCTTTCTACATAGCCAGTTAGTTTTTTAGTGTCCTCAATCTCATCTCCTGAAAGGGAGACCTCAGGGCTTATATTTATCACATGCCCCGTTTCGGTTCTCTTTATAAACACTGCAAGCACAGGAGAGTCTGTCTTTCGAGCTAAAAGAGCAGGGACCTTCAGTGTCCATGCAGGGCTTCCGAGAAACTCTATCAATACACCCTCGGAATGAACCACAGACTGGTCAATGAGGAGACCTATGGTTTTACCCTGTCTAAGGCTCTGAAGCATTTCTTTAAGTCCGCCTTTTTTATAAATAACCCGGTTTCCATATTTTGTCCTCGATGTCTCAACGAACCTGTTAAGGAAGGGGTTATTAATGGGTCTTGCAACAACGCCAATGCTATCTACTTTTAAGGACAATGAAATGGACATAAGCTCCCAGTTACCAGTATGGCCTGTTATAAAGATTACGCCTTTCCCCTTTGCCTTTGCATGGTCAAAATTTTCTTTTCCCTCGATGTGCACAGACCCGAAAATCTTATTGCCTCTGCCCCAATAGACCTTTAGGAGCTCAATGAATGATCTGCCAATGTTTTTGAAGAACTCTTTGATTATTTCCTCAGGGGGCTCTGCTACAGAGACGGCATTCCTTTCAATCGCAGTCCTTAGATTCTCGATAGCTATGAGCCTTCTTTTCCTCCACAGCAAATAGGCGATGGTGCCGAGTGCTCCTCCTGCCTTTTTAATGAGGCTATGAGGAATCAGGCTCAGGGGAAAAGAAATCGCAAAGAATACGAAAAACTCAAGGGCCCATAAAACCTTTTTCATTGCCCTTTATTTTCATTTTCCTTTTTCTTTTTCTCTTCATCTTCCTCCTTCTTTGCCTTCAGTGCCTCGGAGATTTCCTCGAGGCGTTTTGATACAAGGTAGTTAAATGTCCCCTCTGGATATGTGCCGTCGTCTTTGAGCTCGCCTGCAGGCATTCCTGTAAGGATTTCAAGCCCTTCCTCAACCCTGTCTATAGGGTATATCAAGAATTTGCCCTCTTTTACGGCATCAGTAACATCCCTTTTAATCATAAGGTTCTTTATGTTTCTCGATGGGATTATTACACCGTGTGAGCCATTAAGTCCCCTTAGTTGGCAGAGGTCAAAGAATCCCTCTACTTTTTCGTTTACGCCTCCGATTGGCTGGACATCTCCGTTTTGGTCCATAGAGCCTGTGATGGCTATATCCTGTCTGAGAGGCACCTGGGCTATACTACTTAGAAGGGCATAAAGCTCGGCACAGGTTGCACTGTCTCCCTCTACCATGTCATAGAGCTGTTCAAAGGTGATTGAGGCAGAAAGGCTTATTGGCTTCTTTATAGCATATTTACTTCCGAGGTAGTGTGTAAGTATAAGGATTGCCTTTTCGTGTATTCTTCCCGACATCTTTGTCTCTCGCTCTATGTTCACAACGCCTGCCTTGCCTGTATATGCCTTGGCTGTAATCCTTGAGGGCTTGCCAAAGCTATAATCCCCCATGGATAAGACTGCAAGACCATTGACCTGACCGACCATATCGCCTGAGGTCTTTACTATCAGGGTGTCTTCCATCGTCATCTCTCTAAGGTGCTCTTCTATCTTTGAGTTTCTATAGACCTTCTCGTTAAGTGCCTTCTCTACATGCTCTGCTCCTACGACATTGCTTCCTGCTTTTTGTGCCCAGTAATGGGACTCTATTATAATGTCTGCTATGTCGGTAAACCTCGTTGAAAGCTTAGCCTGATGCTCTGCAAGACGGGAGCCGAATTCAACGATTTTAGAAACCCCTGTTCTGTCGAATGGAAGAAGTTTCTCCTCATTGCACCTCGATGCAATGAACTCTGCATATTTTTTAACACTACTCGTTGTTCTTGGCATACGGCTGTCGAAATCGGACTTTACCTTAAAGAGTTCCTTATATTCCTCATCGAGATTATAGAGGAGGTAGTAGAGGAAGGGGTTTCCGACAAGTATGACCTTTATATCGAGCGGTATTGCCTCTGGCTTTAAGGTGGTTGTCGATATGAGCCTGTATTGCTCCCAGACATCTTCTATCCTAACTTCTTTATTTCTGATTGAGCGCTTAAGGGCATCGTATGCAAAGATACTTCTTAAGAGGTCAAGGGCGTCTATGACGAGGTAGCCTCCGTTTGCCCTGTGAAGAGAGCCTGCCTTTATCATGGAGAAATCCGTCACTGCAATGCCATACTGAATCTTATGCTCTACCCTTCCAAAGAGGTTGTAATAAGTGGGGTTAGCCTCAAAGACACATGGGGCACCCTTTGTCTCCTTATTGTTGACAAGGACATTGATTGCATATCTCGTAAATGTAGGCTCTGCCTTTGGCATCTTCATAAAGGGCAGGGGAGGTGTCTGCTCCTCGGCTCCCTTAAAGTCCTCTAAGTGGGCAAGGATATCCTCTCTAACTACCTCGAGATAGGTTACTATTATTTCGTAAGCCCTGTATTTGTTTTTAAGTTCCTCTATGAGATGCCCAACTGCCGAAAGCGCAGCATCCCTTTCAAGTCTTTCCAAGAGTTCCTTGACTAATTTCTCGCCCTCTCTTACGGCCCTGACAACATCGTCTAATTTTTCCTGAAGAGCCCTGCCGACCTCCTCTATCTTTTTTCTGCTTTTTTCCTCTAATGCCTCGAACTCCTCCTCGCTAAGAGGCTCGCCTGTTTTCTTTACAGGCACTATCAAAAGCCCGCTTACAGTTTTTCTTATGGAGAAGCCCTTTGCCTGTGCCTCGTCATCTAAAGAGCCAAAAAGCTCTTTTTGTTTTTTCTGAAACTCCTCCATTATCCTGCTTTTCTGTTTTTCGTATTCCTTTGATTCAAAGACCTTAGGTATCTCTACCTTCAGTATCTTTATAAGCTCTTCCATGTCTTTTTGAAATAGGATTGCCTGCCCAGCCTTCATGGATATAGCCTGAGGGACATCCGGGTCTTTGAAATTATAGACATAGCACCAGTCAGAAGGCACAGGCTCTTTTTCGGCAAGTTTTTTAAGAAACGACTTGATTGTGGTCATCTTTCCGGTGCCGCTTTCGCCAAGTATGAATATATTAAATCCTGTAGACTCAAGGCTTAACCCGAAATCAAGGGCATTCATTGCCCTTTCCTGGCCTATTGTGCCGTCAAGTACCTTGATTTCCGAAGTTGTATTGAAATCAAAAAGTTTAAAGTCACAGCATTTGTAAAGCTCGTCTGCCTTAAGCGTTCTTGGCATAAAAAAAATACCTCCGTGTATGAAATCTATAAAATAGTATTATAAATCAGGGGAAAATGCAAGCCCGACTACCTTTTTATCCCGTAGTCGGTTTCAAGTATTTCTAAGGCAACCTGCCTCATCCTTTCAGGGTCTATCTTTGCAGTTGGGATTTTCTCCTTCACCCGCTCCTTCCATCTCCCCTCTACTGCCCATCTTAAGAGTGTCTGTGCTGACATCTTAATGTCATGGCTATCCTCGAGCCTTTTAAGTATTGCTTTAATGTTTTTTCCTCCAAACTCAAGATATGTCCTCTGAGCTATTTTCCTTGCCTCATGTGTGCCTTGTCCTCTTTTCATTCTGCCTCCTTTTTGTCTTTGCTTTAATTTAATAGGGGGAGGGGGGGTGTCCTAACCCATTGATTTTTAATGATTCCTGCTTTAATTTTGCTTTAATATTAAAGCAAATCAGAATCCTTACTTCCCCTTTTTTCATACTCGCACCTCCCATAAACTATAGTTAGATAATAACACTAAAAAACCCATTTGTCAAGTAAAAAATGAACTATTGTTTTAAATTCCCCTCTCCCCTTGCGGGAGAGGGCGAGGGTGGGGCAGAAGAACGAGGCACTGATGAAAATGAAATCAGAGATGTAATCCTTACAGGCTTTTCCATTCCTGCAAAATATGGACGGGCAGGAAAGGCTAAGGTTTATGAGTTTAAGAAGAATCGGCTTAATAAATATTATGAACAAAAGAGAGTTGAAGTATTTTATACTATTGAAGGGGATGCAATTATAAGCGTGACTGTATATGTATTTTATGGAAAATGGGAGGATGTGAAATGAACATTGTGTATAATGACAAAACAGACCTTCTCTATATCAGGCTTGATGACAGAAAGCAGGATGTTATAAATCGGCGGGTCTCCGAAGATATTGTTTTGGATATTGGTGAAAACGATAGAATTGTTGGAATTGAAATCCTTGATGCATCCAAACACATAACACTTGATAAACTCCTTCCCATCAGATATGAAGTTTCAAAGGCATAAAGAGGGGGTGGGTAAGATAGGGGCAATGGAGTCCTTCCTGCTTCAACAAAAGGAGAGGATAAAATCCTCTGGAGATAGACATGTGCCAAATACCTTCAGATCTTAGAGAACTGGTGGATAACACAACAATAGTAAAACTTGAGGATAGTAATAATAAAGTGCTAATAGGGGACCCTAATTATTGTGATAGTAGATTTCAGTCAGATCATCAACGGGATCAGATTAATTTAAATGATTTAGAACCCTTTTGGAATAAAAAATTTCAAACATTTCAAAATAATTGGAAACCACAAAGACAGAATTATATATTTTTCTACAACACATTTAAGCTCTTTTATTATAGTTTCTATCAGCTAAGAGTTACTAAAGTGGCATCAATCAATGTTGATAGAAACTGTTCTGGCTATCGCCAAAAGATAGTTTTGTATAGTGAATTGGCGGGAACGGGGTTATGTGGTATTTATCAATACGGGAAAAAATGTATCGACATAATAAGTAAACTGAGGATTAGTATTAACAAACCCGATGAAAAATTTTTTAAAAAATTCTCTGGGACCAGAAATAAAATTATTGAACACAACTTTAATCTTAACAATTATAGTTTTCAAATAGATCCAGATTTTTGGAGTCTGTTGTCAACGGATTCATGGTTAACAGTTCTAATCCACACCTCTAAAGAGGCAGCATACAGAGCGCAAATAGATTACTATGAAGATTACTATAAATTGGAAAAGTTTATCTCAGAAATTATAAGACTATTTTGATAAGCTATGGGGGTAATTTTATCAGGGACACAGGTACTATCTCCCCCTCAAAGCCTATTCAGGACAACTAAGGCAAAAGGAATTTGCATCAGGCAGCCTTAGCTTTATTCATGTTCTCAAGAACCCACATCCTTACAAGCTCAAGATAACCTATCCCTTTAGTATCGGCTATTTTCTTCAGGCTCTTGATTGTCTTTTCATCAAGCCTGAGCGAAACGAGCTTCTTTTTGGGCCGTTTAAATTTTACTTTTACCTCTTTTGTTCCTGATAGATAGTCAGCACTGTCATGTGTTGCCCAAAAATCAGCCTCCTCTTTCTCTGATTTAAACTTAGGTATTTTTTTCATTTTTCCAATCTCCTTTTATATAGAGACTTTTCCCTTTCAGTCATGTCCCTTGCTGTTATTGTCCTGAAAACACCCTTGCCTTTATTTATTCCAACAACCAAAAGGTATCTGCCGCTGTCAGTAATCCCATATACAAGATACCGCTCATCAGCAGTTTTCCTGACATATGGATTATTTACACAGGCCTCCTCAACTTCATCATAACCAACACCATGCCTAAATACATGCTCAATGTTTCCTCTGTCCCATTCAAATGCCTTAAATAACAAAATAGCCTCGCTATCTATCAGATGTCTATAAGATAGCTCTAATAAAATGATTTGTCAAGGGAAAAAAAGGAAGAGCTTTATCACAAGGCATCATAAATTTATATTATAGTTAGCTTGCCTCTGAAAAATCCTCCTTTCAAGCCCCTCAATACCCCTCTTTCTTCAATTTCACTTCTGCTCAGGAGGCACCGAAGGGAGCATAAAGAAAAGTAACCGCTAACTCTTTAAACCTTCTCAAAAGGCATCATAAATTTAAACTTCCTCTTTGACCCCCTTCTTTGCAAGGTCTTTTTTAATGGCATCAGTGAGGGTAACAAAGATTTCCTTTTTGAATTCAAAAGGGACTAGAGAGATTTTTATTCCCTTCATGCCCTCGGATGATGAAGGGCATAAACCCTTTTTGCCCTGTCCATCGAGACCTTTGTGTATATCTGTGTTGAAGATATATCGGAATGCCCAAGCATCTTCTGAAGAGACCTCAAATCAGCACCACCTTCGAGCATGTGAGTTGCAAAGGAATGCCTCAGGGTATGAGGAGAAAGATTAAGCCCTGCTTTTTTCCCATATCCCTTTAGAGCCTGAAAAAACCTCTGCCTTGTCATATGCTTGCCTCTTTGCGTAAGGAAAAGATACTCCGAAAGGCTTTTCCTAAGAAGCAGAGACCTTGCGGTTTTCATATATAGCTTAACCATATCGAGTGCCCTCTGGCTGACAGGCACAACCCTTTCTTTTGAGCCCTTCCCTATGACCCTGATAAAGCCAGCCTCGAAATTTATATCATAAGTCCTGAGCCTGATAAGCTCGCTGACCCTAAGTCCGCTTGAATACAAAAGCTCAATCATTGCAGAATCCCTAAGCGTTAAGGAGCCCTTTGAAGCGGGGTGTTTTAACCCCTCAAGTAGTTCCTTTATCTCATCGAGGCTAAGTGCCTTTGGAAGGGTCTGCCACTTCTTTGGAGATTGAAGGTTTTCGGTTGGGTCTTCGTCTATGATGCCCTCGATGAGTAGATATTTAGAGAGCTCTCTCAGGCAAGACATTACCCTGCATATAGAGGATATAGAAAGCCCTTCTATCCTCATAGAATCTAAAAACCCCATTATGTCCTGTCTTGAAAACGGAATCCCCCTGCCTGTCCTTTTAAGAAACCCCTGAAACCTCCTTAGATCCTGAGAATAAGACTTAACCGTGTTTTCCGAAAGCCCTTTCTCTACAGTAAGATATACAAGAAAATCCTTAACCATCTCCATGCGATATTATACTCATGAAAAGTGGTTTCTACAATAAAAGAAATACCTGGTGCCTGCTATCTTAGCGAAAGCTTCTCGATGTGGCTTGCAGGGCTGTAGTAGAATCCCTGTCCGTAGTCTATGTCAAGCTCTATGAGCCTTTTTACGGTCTCGGCGTCCTCCACGAACTCAGCCACGGTCTTAATGCCAAGACTCTTTGCCATGCTGGCTATCGACCTTACGACCTTGTATGTCTCCTCTGAGTAAAGGATTCTTTTTGTAAGCGAGCCGTCTATCTTAAGGTGCGAGATGACCTCTGCTTCGGCAAGGTCAGCAACAGTCTTAAGCGATGAGTACCCTGTGCCAAAGTCATCAACCACGAATCCTATCCCGTAGTTCGATTTCAGGTATTTTGCAAGCTCTGTGTAGTCAAGTAGTGCTTGCTCGGTTATCTCGAAATAAGGGCTTATGTCTTTGTCCTTGAGAAGGCGTATAGCCTTTTCAACTGACTCCCTGTAAGCAGGGATTTTAAATGACAAAGGACTTACATTTATGAAGACCTTGTTCGTTATATCTTTGAGCCTACTGGCATATGAAACGACCTTTTCAAGAACCCTCATGTCAAGCTCTGTAATAAGGTTTCTTTCATAGATGGCATCTATGAAGAGATTTGCCTGCACATAGCCTTTGTCCTCTCTGAGCCTTACGAGTGCCTCGAGGTCATAGAGTTTTCCTGTCCTTAATCCACATGCAGGCTGAAAGAAAACATCGAGCCTGTCTTCCTCGAAGAGTAGCTCTATATACTTATGTTTTTTCGCCTCGGCATTAATCGCCTCTGTGGCATCCTCGGCATCGACAATCCTCTTCCATGTGACTGGGTTCAGATGCTCAAGGATTGTCGTGTTACCTCTGCATAGCTCTTTGAGGTTAATCGCAGTAAGCTTGAGGCTTTCAGGAAGAGACTTCTTTATATTCTCTATAGTTCCCTTGTCTTGTTCTTTCTCTCTTAGTAATCCCACTGCCCCGTTGTGCACAGGTATGACTACATGCTCACATCCCTCCAGTTTGCTCTCCATCGCCTCTACTACATCTGTCTGTTGGGATTCTCCGAATCCCTTGTCATAAATGCCTGTGAGTTCGGAAGGGTTCTTCACCTTAGCATATAAGAGAAAGTCTTTTTCTATCTCGACTCCTTTTCTCAGAAATTCAAAAAATACCTTTTCCCTATTTGTGGCAGACAAGTTATATACTTGGGCAAGCTCTTTATGGAAAAATGACGAGGCATGCATCAGGGATTTGAGCTCCCAATATGCCTGAAGGCAAAGACCCTTCAATACATAATACGAGACCGACTGGCAGAGGGAGTGAAGCTTTTTGTGAAGGCTCTCGATGCGATTGTGGGTTTCTGTTTCAGGAAGGAGCATTTTTGCCTCGATACCCGTAAGCCAGCTGTCAATGGGGCAGTGGTTTATGCCTGTTTCCTTGAGGGGCAGGGTGTCTTTATGAGTTAGAGCACTTAGTCCCCTGCTTATATGCTCGTTATGAATCTCGATGGGCTTAAAGTCTTTTATGATGTCTGTTTTGATAAGGTCTACAAGCTCCCTTACAAGTCCGTTAAGATACCCCTCGGAGGAATACTGTCTTGCCTTCTCGTAGTAGTCGTTTACCTCTCTATAGAACTCGATAAGTCTTTTTTCTCTCATGAGGATAGAGAAAAACTCGTCCCTGAGGAAATTGAATGCCTCTATGTAATCCACAAGGGAAACCCCCATTGCGACATGCATCTCGGCAAGCCAGATGTATCTTTTTCGCATTGCCTCGTTGCTTTCTCCGAGTGAGTCCTCTATATTTTTTCTCTGCTTCTTAACAACGCCTCTTATCTGTCCTTTGGATTTGAAAAAGCCTGACAGATGCTCTCTTTTAAGAAGGCGGTTGAAGAAGTTTTTGAAGACTTCGTCATAAAAAGGGCTAAGTTCAGTAAGCTTAAGATGCATGTCTACCTCCACCAGTCATTTACTAAATCATACACCTTGAAGTTGTATTGTCAAGGGTTTCTTTTTAATGTAAGATTACATCGGAGGGCTTATGAAAATCACGCATTACTCATTTGGAAAGATTACAATCGGTGGAAAGACCTATACATCGGATGTCATAATATACCCGGAAAGGGTTGACCCATCATGGTGGCGTAAGGAAGGTCATTACCTTCAGCCAGAAGACCTCGAGGATGTCATAGATGCAAAACCCGATATACTCATCATCGGAACAGGTTATTCGGGTGTGATGCAGGTTCCGGAGAAAACCATAAGATACTTAAAGGCAAAAGGCATCGAGGTGTATGCCGAAAGAACCGAAAAGGCAGTGGAGATGTTCGATAAAAAAGGAGAGGGCAAAAAAGTGATAGCCGCACTTCATCTAACCTGTTAGTTCCCCTTTTACATTTCTTTTTGTTTTATGATATGTTGTTATATCTTGTAGGAGAAAAGAGTGATAGCCGAACTAAAAGAGAAAAAAAGGAAACAGGATTTAGGCATATTCTATACACGGCCTGAAATCGTGGATTTTATGT
This DNA window, taken from Nitrospirota bacterium, encodes the following:
- a CDS encoding Mth938-like domain-containing protein; amino-acid sequence: MKITHYSFGKITIGGKTYTSDVIIYPERVDPSWWRKEGHYLQPEDLEDVIDAKPDILIIGTGYSGVMQVPEKTIRYLKAKGIEVYAERTEKAVEMFDKKGEGKKVIAALHLTC
- a CDS encoding EAL domain-containing protein: MHLKLTELSPFYDEVFKNFFNRLLKREHLSGFFKSKGQIRGVVKKQRKNIEDSLGESNEAMRKRYIWLAEMHVAMGVSLVDYIEAFNFLRDEFFSILMREKRLIEFYREVNDYYEKARQYSSEGYLNGLVRELVDLIKTDIIKDFKPIEIHNEHISRGLSALTHKDTLPLKETGINHCPIDSWLTGIEAKMLLPETETHNRIESLHKKLHSLCQSVSYYVLKGLCLQAYWELKSLMHASSFFHKELAQVYNLSATNREKVFFEFLRKGVEIEKDFLLYAKVKNPSELTGIYDKGFGESQQTDVVEAMESKLEGCEHVVIPVHNGAVGLLREKEQDKGTIENIKKSLPESLKLTAINLKELCRGNTTILEHLNPVTWKRIVDAEDATEAINAEAKKHKYIELLFEEDRLDVFFQPACGLRTGKLYDLEALVRLREDKGYVQANLFIDAIYERNLITELDMRVLEKVVSYASRLKDITNKVFINVSPLSFKIPAYRESVEKAIRLLKDKDISPYFEITEQALLDYTELAKYLKSNYGIGFVVDDFGTGYSSLKTVADLAEAEVISHLKIDGSLTKRILYSEETYKVVRSIASMAKSLGIKTVAEFVEDAETVKRLIELDIDYGQGFYYSPASHIEKLSLR
- a CDS encoding AAA family ATPase gives rise to the protein MPRTLKADELYKCCDFKLFDFNTTSEIKVLDGTIGQERAMNALDFGLSLESTGFNIFILGESGTGKMTTIKSFLKKLAEKEPVPSDWCYVYNFKDPDVPQAISMKAGQAILFQKDMEELIKILKVEIPKVFESKEYEKQKSRIMEEFQKKQKELFGSLDDEAQAKGFSIRKTVSGLLIVPVKKTGEPLSEEEFEALEEKSRKKIEEVGRALQEKLDDVVRAVREGEKLVKELLERLERDAALSAVGHLIEELKNKYRAYEIIVTYLEVVREDILAHLEDFKGAEEQTPPLPFMKMPKAEPTFTRYAINVLVNNKETKGAPCVFEANPTYYNLFGRVEHKIQYGIAVTDFSMIKAGSLHRANGGYLVIDALDLLRSIFAYDALKRSIRNKEVRIEDVWEQYRLISTTTLKPEAIPLDIKVILVGNPFLYYLLYNLDEEYKELFKVKSDFDSRMPRTTSSVKKYAEFIASRCNEEKLLPFDRTGVSKIVEFGSRLAEHQAKLSTRFTDIADIIIESHYWAQKAGSNVVGAEHVEKALNEKVYRNSKIEEHLREMTMEDTLIVKTSGDMVGQVNGLAVLSMGDYSFGKPSRITAKAYTGKAGVVNIERETKMSGRIHEKAILILTHYLGSKYAIKKPISLSASITFEQLYDMVEGDSATCAELYALLSSIAQVPLRQDIAITGSMDQNGDVQPIGGVNEKVEGFFDLCQLRGLNGSHGVIIPSRNIKNLMIKRDVTDAVKEGKFLIYPIDRVEEGLEILTGMPAGELKDDGTYPEGTFNYLVSKRLEEISEALKAKKEEDEEKKKKENENKGQ
- the gspG gene encoding type II secretion system major pseudopilin GspG, producing the protein MFKVNFIKPLGDRKGFTLVELLIVVTIIMLLVGLVGQNVFKRLGKGKQGAAKAQVEIFGAGLDDFRMDMDRYPTTQEGLEALITNPSSEKWDGPYLKKQVIPKDPWGRPYVYQSPGTHGEYDLYSYGRDGSVGGDNEDKDIISWQ
- the xerD gene encoding site-specific tyrosine recombinase XerD, whose translation is MEMVKDFLVYLTVEKGLSENTVKSYSQDLRRFQGFLKRTGRGIPFSRQDIMGFLDSMRIEGLSISSICRVMSCLRELSKYLLIEGIIDEDPTENLQSPKKWQTLPKALSLDEIKELLEGLKHPASKGSLTLRDSAMIELLYSSGLRVSELIRLRTYDINFEAGFIRVIGKGSKERVVPVSQRALDMVKLYMKTARSLLLRKSLSEYLFLTQRGKHMTRQRFFQALKGYGKKAGLNLSPHTLRHSFATHMLEGGADLRSLQKMLGHSDISSTQIYTKVSMDRAKRVYALHHPRA
- a CDS encoding lysophospholipid acyltransferase family protein — its product is MKKVLWALEFFVFFAISFPLSLIPHSLIKKAGGALGTIAYLLWRKRRLIAIENLRTAIERNAVSVAEPPEEIIKEFFKNIGRSFIELLKVYWGRGNKIFGSVHIEGKENFDHAKAKGKGVIFITGHTGNWELMSISLSLKVDSIGVVARPINNPFLNRFVETSRTKYGNRVIYKKGGLKEMLQSLRQGKTIGLLIDQSVVHSEGVLIEFLGSPAWTLKVPALLARKTDSPVLAVFIKRTETGHVINISPEVSLSGDEIEDTKKLTGYVERYVKENPTEWLWIHRRWKRAYPVSSLLSL
- a CDS encoding DUF2283 domain-containing protein, which encodes MNIVYNDKTDLLYIRLDDRKQDVINRRVSEDIVLDIGENDRIVGIEILDASKHITLDKLLPIRYEVSKA
- a CDS encoding putative toxin-antitoxin system toxin component, PIN family, whose product is MDTGVLVSAFVFGGVPEKAVKKAFAEAEIFVSPTLLKEYRSVPLVLESEEKIDHIQLKVLISGIAAFVARANVIQPQKRLFICRDAKDNMLLECCLEAGANFLVTGDKDLLDMTDLPFKLKILTPQRFTSEG
- a CDS encoding BrnT family toxin, which encodes MLFKAFEWDRGNIEHVFRHGVGYDEVEEACVNNPYVRKTADERYLVYGITDSGRYLLVVGINKGKGVFRTITARDMTEREKSLYKRRLEK